A single genomic interval of Brevibacillus brevis harbors:
- the ltaE gene encoding low-specificity L-threonine aldolase gives MKPVIELRSDTFTLPTSQMMDAIQEAVLGDDVYGEDPTVRQLEQEAARKLGKEAAILMPSGTMANLASLMAHCPRGSKVIVGNETDIYIYEAGGAAVCGGIMYEPIPTQPDGRLDIADMERVFPLEPEDPQFALPSLICLENPHNRMGGRVLPLSYLEEVRAFANEKAVPVHMDGARLFNAAVALDVDAAEIARYADSLQICLSKGLSAPIGSLVVGTEDLIQKVYRLRKMLGGGMRQAGIIAAPGLVALQQMTDRLAVDHANALRLAHGLAEIPGIVTHVEDVETNIVFFRIEHPVHTWQTFVEAAQAHGLRVAELGHGRIRAVTHSGIKTADIDKALSIVRELLQFQTV, from the coding sequence ATGAAACCAGTGATCGAATTGAGAAGCGATACATTCACTTTGCCGACAAGTCAGATGATGGATGCCATTCAAGAGGCGGTACTCGGTGACGATGTGTATGGGGAAGATCCTACGGTTCGCCAATTGGAGCAAGAAGCAGCCCGAAAGCTTGGCAAAGAGGCAGCCATTCTCATGCCGAGTGGAACGATGGCTAATCTGGCATCCTTAATGGCACATTGTCCGCGCGGTTCCAAAGTCATTGTAGGCAATGAGACCGACATTTACATCTATGAAGCGGGTGGCGCGGCTGTGTGTGGCGGCATTATGTACGAACCGATTCCGACGCAGCCAGACGGAAGGTTGGACATCGCTGATATGGAGCGGGTATTTCCATTGGAGCCTGAAGATCCACAATTCGCATTGCCTTCCTTGATCTGCCTGGAAAACCCGCATAACCGGATGGGGGGACGTGTCCTACCGCTGTCTTACTTGGAAGAGGTTCGCGCATTTGCAAACGAAAAGGCTGTGCCCGTTCATATGGACGGTGCACGCTTGTTCAATGCGGCAGTTGCTCTTGACGTGGATGCGGCTGAGATTGCGCGTTATGCGGATTCCTTGCAAATATGTCTGTCGAAAGGGTTGTCAGCACCGATTGGTTCCCTTGTTGTGGGAACAGAAGACTTGATTCAGAAAGTGTATCGTCTTCGCAAAATGCTGGGTGGCGGTATGCGCCAGGCAGGGATTATTGCAGCACCAGGCCTGGTTGCCTTGCAGCAGATGACAGATCGATTGGCAGTCGATCACGCAAACGCCCTTCGCCTGGCACATGGTCTGGCGGAGATTCCAGGAATCGTGACTCATGTGGAGGATGTAGAAACCAATATTGTGTTCTTCCGGATTGAACACCCAGTCCATACGTGGCAGACCTTCGTAGAAGCAGCGCAAGCCCATGGGCTGCGCGTAGCCGAGCTCGGTCACGGCAGAATTCGAGCGGTGACTCATTCCGGTATTAAGACAGCGGATATCGATAAGGCGCTAAGCATTGTACGTGAACTGTTGCAGTTCCAAACTGTGTAG
- a CDS encoding ATP-grasp domain-containing protein yields the protein MNKHFLFVEANTTGTGMLAIKKARELGFTPIFFTEKPERYHGLNELECHVVVTDTNSQAELTDSVAQVIKEGREIAGIMSTSDYYLESVAKLARKFGWTGNSLAAIEACRNKAVFREKLQGHQVTQPEFVAIGSMKALMEARSSISLPCVVKPADDSGSNNVRLCFSWEEVEHMAAEILAIKYNARGQETARTVLLEQYVEGPEFSVETFSWQGQCFVIGITQKRLTGYPFFVEAGHIFPAPLSTEEKQEIERTVERALAAVNYQFGAAHTEVKWTSAGCVVIEVNARLAGGMIPELVRRSTGIDLLLQQIRCAAGLAPELSQTIKEQRYAGIHFLVSESQGTFSGMHGMDTVRNLPGIAEVAVHAKIGQSVWPPQNFSHRLGYVIVEGKHYSETAELIQQVKDSLKVQVGQHLESGV from the coding sequence ATGAACAAACACTTTCTGTTCGTTGAAGCAAATACGACGGGGACAGGTATGCTCGCGATTAAAAAAGCGCGCGAATTGGGGTTTACGCCCATATTTTTCACAGAAAAGCCTGAACGCTACCACGGTTTGAATGAGTTGGAGTGTCACGTAGTCGTGACAGATACGAATTCCCAAGCAGAGCTGACTGACAGTGTAGCACAAGTGATTAAGGAAGGCAGAGAGATTGCCGGAATCATGTCAACAAGCGACTATTACCTCGAATCGGTAGCCAAGCTGGCCCGAAAATTCGGTTGGACAGGCAATTCACTGGCGGCGATTGAGGCCTGCCGCAATAAAGCGGTTTTCCGAGAGAAGCTTCAGGGTCATCAAGTGACTCAGCCTGAATTTGTGGCAATAGGCTCTATGAAGGCATTGATGGAAGCACGGTCTTCCATTTCTCTGCCCTGCGTGGTGAAGCCCGCTGACGATAGCGGGTCGAATAACGTAAGGCTGTGCTTTAGCTGGGAGGAAGTGGAGCATATGGCAGCGGAAATCCTTGCGATCAAGTACAATGCGCGCGGCCAGGAGACAGCTCGAACAGTTCTTCTGGAGCAGTATGTCGAGGGCCCTGAATTTAGCGTGGAGACGTTCTCTTGGCAGGGACAATGCTTTGTCATCGGCATTACCCAGAAACGGTTAACGGGATATCCATTTTTCGTGGAAGCAGGGCATATTTTCCCTGCACCGCTGTCGACAGAAGAGAAACAGGAGATCGAGCGAACAGTGGAAAGGGCATTAGCGGCGGTGAACTACCAATTCGGTGCTGCCCATACTGAAGTGAAGTGGACATCAGCAGGTTGTGTTGTCATCGAAGTCAACGCAAGGCTTGCCGGTGGAATGATTCCAGAGCTGGTTCGCCGTTCAACAGGGATTGATCTGCTTTTGCAACAGATTCGGTGTGCGGCAGGACTTGCGCCAGAATTGTCTCAAACCATCAAAGAGCAACGCTATGCAGGCATTCATTTTCTCGTGTCGGAGAGTCAGGGGACCTTTAGCGGGATGCATGGAATGGATACCGTTCGTAACCTGCCAGGGATAGCTGAAGTGGCCGTTCATGCAAAAATCGGTCAAAGCGTCTGGCCTCCGCAAAACTTCTCGCATCGTCTCGGCTATGTCATCGTGGAAGGCAAGCATTACAGCGAGACCGCTGAGCTGATCCAGCAGGTGAAAGACAGCCTGAAAGTACAAGTAGGTCAGCATTTGGAGAGTGGGGTATGA
- a CDS encoding PLP-dependent cysteine synthase family protein yields MRYEQLADTIGDTPLVKLRLDEKAVGSVFAKLELMNPFGMKDRVARQSVLAAIQSGELQEGMPIIESSSGTLACGLALVGRQLGHDVHIVTDPRIDPITYAKLTSLGCHVHVVSQMGKQGWQSARLERLQELMREYPGAFWPRQYDNPENPRAYAALASELMQDLERIDVLVGAVGSGGSLSGTARELKRHYKELRVVAVDAAGSVIFGQPDQPTRLQGGLGNSLVAKNVDFSMIDEVHWLNDAEAFAATLRLARNEHIFAGNSSGSVYAVANWLASQVESECNIVAILPDRGDRYVDTIYSHSYRESKGLMQTNLRDTPQCVEPKTVVTSWSYSKLMGMYPNEQTLSVR; encoded by the coding sequence ATGCGGTATGAACAGTTGGCAGATACGATTGGGGATACCCCATTGGTCAAGCTGAGACTTGATGAAAAGGCAGTGGGCTCCGTATTTGCAAAGCTCGAGTTAATGAATCCGTTCGGTATGAAGGATCGTGTAGCCAGGCAATCGGTCTTGGCCGCGATACAGTCGGGAGAACTTCAGGAGGGCATGCCGATTATCGAGAGCTCGTCAGGAACGTTGGCTTGCGGCTTGGCCTTGGTTGGGCGTCAGTTGGGGCATGATGTACACATCGTGACTGATCCGAGAATTGACCCGATTACCTATGCCAAGTTGACCTCGCTTGGCTGCCATGTTCATGTGGTTTCGCAGATGGGGAAACAAGGGTGGCAAAGCGCCAGACTGGAACGACTCCAAGAATTAATGAGGGAGTATCCAGGAGCGTTTTGGCCTCGACAATACGATAATCCGGAAAATCCGCGTGCATATGCTGCGCTGGCATCCGAGTTGATGCAAGACCTTGAACGAATTGATGTGCTTGTTGGTGCAGTTGGCAGCGGAGGCTCCCTGTCCGGGACAGCCAGAGAACTGAAGCGTCATTATAAGGAGCTGCGAGTCGTGGCGGTTGATGCAGCGGGGAGTGTGATATTCGGACAGCCCGATCAGCCGACACGTCTACAAGGTGGCTTGGGAAACAGCTTGGTCGCTAAGAATGTAGATTTTTCCATGATCGATGAAGTGCATTGGCTGAACGATGCTGAGGCATTTGCGGCTACGCTACGCTTGGCCCGTAATGAGCATATTTTTGCTGGCAACAGTTCAGGTTCCGTGTACGCCGTAGCCAACTGGTTAGCGAGCCAAGTCGAGAGTGAATGCAATATCGTTGCTATATTGCCAGATAGAGGGGATCGTTATGTCGATACGATCTATAGCCACTCCTACCGGGAGAGCAAGGGTCTGATGCAAACGAACCTGCGAGACACGCCTCAATGTGTGGAACCAAAGACAGTCGTGACTAGTTGGTCCTATTCCAAATTGATGGGGATGTATCCGAATGAACAAACACTTTCTGTTCGTTGA
- a CDS encoding argininosuccinate lyase: protein MSVKLTGRIASTPSRLLHDEVLEPQFKYEVDHLLPGYIQIEFAMLLEYVRMGLITRQDALPIAKALQGATPETIAPDPGQNMSDISFALERYIEGLLPRPVPCWHMDRSRNDVQACAQVMFGRAQWLETMGELGQLIQSMHTLANQYRSVPMPGYTHYQSAQLITPGFYLSSINSEFLQAMNRWIQIYDDMNQCPLGAGAMAGVELPWDRQRLSKLLGFRQPRMSALSAVASREWVLRMAGELSTFSVLISRFTTDLIQWGSSEMNFLQLPDELSGISSAMPQKRNFPILERIRGKSAHLTGFYMDMVLGQRNTAFTNLVETSKEAGTHLLTLFQQSKTLLRLLKAVIDHLQFNEDRLLHICKRDFFGGFTLANLLTLEHEIPYRTAQVIAGRYIVRALEHGVSPEPGDPRLLYEACAEAGFQVPDTAALLAASFDVQGGLYAKKSTGSTNPEEVQQMLTAQREHAEKLQREWQDRQGELQAIEERRGRVMKRLLSGKQGKDVSVDAV from the coding sequence ATGAGTGTAAAATTAACGGGCAGAATTGCTTCGACACCAAGCCGCCTCTTGCATGATGAAGTATTGGAACCACAGTTCAAATATGAAGTCGATCATTTGCTGCCAGGGTACATTCAGATTGAATTCGCCATGCTGTTGGAATATGTCAGAATGGGCTTGATTACACGACAAGACGCTTTGCCTATCGCAAAAGCACTTCAGGGCGCTACACCAGAAACAATCGCTCCTGACCCCGGACAGAACATGTCTGATATCTCTTTTGCCCTCGAGCGTTATATTGAAGGCTTGCTCCCGAGACCGGTACCGTGTTGGCATATGGATCGCAGTCGCAATGATGTCCAAGCGTGCGCCCAGGTGATGTTTGGTCGTGCACAATGGCTGGAGACGATGGGAGAATTGGGACAGCTTATTCAATCAATGCATACACTCGCTAATCAATATCGTTCTGTCCCCATGCCAGGATACACACACTACCAATCCGCACAATTGATTACCCCTGGATTCTATCTTTCCTCTATTAACAGTGAATTCTTGCAAGCCATGAATCGATGGATACAAATTTATGACGACATGAATCAATGCCCGCTTGGGGCAGGGGCCATGGCTGGGGTAGAACTGCCGTGGGACCGTCAACGGTTGTCCAAGCTGCTTGGGTTCCGACAGCCTCGAATGAGTGCGTTGTCGGCAGTTGCGTCTCGGGAATGGGTTTTGAGAATGGCAGGAGAGCTGTCCACCTTCTCAGTATTGATCTCCCGATTTACAACAGATTTGATTCAATGGGGCAGCAGCGAAATGAACTTCCTCCAATTGCCGGATGAGCTATCCGGAATATCTTCTGCCATGCCACAGAAAAGAAACTTCCCGATCCTGGAGCGTATCCGGGGAAAGAGTGCGCATCTAACCGGATTTTATATGGATATGGTGCTAGGTCAGCGCAATACAGCTTTCACGAATTTGGTAGAGACGTCCAAAGAGGCAGGCACTCATCTTCTGACGTTGTTTCAACAAAGCAAAACGTTGCTGCGCCTGTTAAAAGCGGTGATCGATCATTTGCAATTCAATGAGGATCGTTTGCTCCATATATGTAAACGGGACTTCTTTGGAGGATTTACTCTTGCGAATTTGCTGACGTTGGAGCATGAGATTCCGTATCGCACAGCACAGGTAATCGCAGGCAGATACATCGTTCGTGCACTGGAACATGGTGTATCGCCGGAGCCGGGAGATCCACGGTTACTCTATGAAGCTTGCGCGGAAGCAGGCTTTCAAGTACCGGACACGGCTGCACTCCTCGCTGCTTCCTTCGATGTGCAGGGCGGCTTGTACGCAAAGAAATCAACGGGCTCCACGAACCCGGAGGAAGTGCAGCAGATGCTGACAGCACAGAGGGAGCATGCAGAGAAGCTGCAACGGGAGTGGCAGGATCGACAAGGGGAATTACAGGCGATCGAAGAAAGGCGGGGGAGGGTAATGAAGAGGTTGCTTTCTGGCAAGCAAGGGAAGGATGTGAGCGTAGATGCGGTATGA
- a CDS encoding MFS transporter, whose amino-acid sequence MEQPISVNEKVSFRALLSLKSYRYLIFSQFVSNMGDGVYRLALIWLMKVLTESPLLMSVLLAAETIPLIVFGLFAGVFVDRGNKKRIMVVSHLLRAALLLCIVLLFLFNRLHPAVLITIAVLLTTVSAFFRPALTVAIRTLVPEQHMTQAQSLSQMIQTIVSLAAPALAAGLIAFGMEYAFILNVVTYLLGALIILWINERELVLSTVSEFTARMIMTDLKDGIHAITKHDFLRNCMIYFTILNFLTAPEAILLPLVVTNVIELAMLEISFFIGIMLGSLCINYLNRYDAIIYICCGISLFSIGIGMFAFGIPLVWQVICVFVNGIGSAFVNIKMSTLITLMVPKEVLGRASSLINVMVMCAMPVSVFLVGLTTGLVSIFTIFGIIGGAGLLIVVLMWMNPHLRMKKEHHYDYAEQKSGGISL is encoded by the coding sequence ATGGAACAGCCAATAAGCGTTAATGAAAAGGTATCTTTTCGGGCTTTGCTGAGCTTGAAAAGTTATCGCTATTTAATCTTTTCGCAATTTGTCTCGAATATGGGAGATGGAGTGTATCGATTAGCGCTTATTTGGCTAATGAAGGTTTTGACGGAAAGTCCTTTGTTAATGTCGGTTTTATTGGCAGCGGAGACCATTCCATTGATCGTATTCGGATTGTTCGCGGGCGTTTTTGTTGATCGAGGAAATAAAAAGAGGATCATGGTTGTTTCCCATTTATTGAGAGCTGCGCTCCTATTATGCATCGTCTTGTTGTTCTTGTTTAACAGGCTGCATCCTGCTGTACTGATCACCATTGCCGTTTTGCTAACTACGGTTAGTGCCTTCTTCAGGCCAGCACTCACGGTAGCGATACGGACGCTGGTTCCCGAACAACATATGACGCAAGCCCAAAGTTTATCGCAGATGATTCAAACGATTGTCAGTTTGGCGGCTCCGGCATTGGCAGCGGGGTTGATCGCGTTTGGAATGGAATATGCTTTTATTTTGAATGTCGTCACCTATTTGTTAGGGGCACTGATTATTTTATGGATAAACGAGAGGGAGCTTGTCCTATCTACTGTCAGTGAGTTTACAGCAAGGATGATCATGACGGATTTGAAGGATGGAATCCATGCGATTACGAAGCATGATTTTTTGCGAAACTGCATGATTTATTTTACCATCCTCAATTTTTTGACGGCTCCAGAAGCGATCCTGCTGCCACTGGTCGTTACCAATGTTATTGAATTGGCCATGCTCGAGATCAGCTTTTTTATCGGGATTATGCTTGGGTCGCTATGTATTAATTATTTGAATCGATATGATGCGATTATTTACATTTGCTGCGGCATTAGTCTGTTCAGTATCGGAATCGGAATGTTTGCTTTCGGCATTCCACTTGTTTGGCAAGTCATATGTGTATTCGTGAACGGGATAGGCTCGGCATTCGTCAATATCAAAATGAGTACGTTGATCACCTTGATGGTGCCCAAAGAAGTCTTGGGAAGAGCATCGAGCTTGATCAATGTAATGGTTATGTGCGCCATGCCAGTCTCCGTCTTCCTGGTAGGTCTGACTACTGGTCTTGTTTCCATCTTTACGATATTTGGAATCATTGGCGGAGCGGGACTTCTTATTGTGGTTCTCATGTGGATGAATCCACACTTGAGAATGAAAAAAGAACATCACTACGATTATGCGGAACAGAAATCAGGAGGTATCTCTCTTTAG
- a CDS encoding kinase: MIKTSSIRNFPQTTDLGIGAANGTFGELLQGILGENNRDFLVTLPIKNASYATFYSIPSLQEIVIVPRSKQKSKKLVEKILKHYGFPAGGILEINSELPVGKGMASSSADLVAASRAVENCFHIKMEPALLELFLSTIEPTDGVMYEGAVAYYHKEVKLREYLGELPPLCIVSIDEGGTIDTVEFNKQSKPFTNEEKMEYSLLLQKITKAIRERDVHTIGAVSSRSAILNQKILPKKLLPEVMEINDKIGGLGTVVAHSGTSLGILLLKEEPDFYQKLELGYRWLSELNTEVHVYHT, encoded by the coding sequence ATGATAAAGACGAGTTCCATTCGTAATTTTCCTCAAACAACAGACTTAGGCATTGGAGCAGCTAACGGGACTTTTGGGGAGCTTCTGCAGGGGATTCTAGGGGAAAATAATCGGGATTTTCTAGTGACTTTGCCTATAAAAAATGCTTCCTATGCTACTTTTTATTCTATTCCATCCTTACAAGAGATCGTCATTGTACCTCGTTCCAAGCAAAAATCGAAAAAACTCGTAGAAAAAATACTCAAGCATTATGGCTTTCCGGCTGGCGGAATTTTGGAGATCAATTCGGAACTCCCAGTAGGAAAAGGCATGGCAAGTTCATCAGCAGATTTGGTGGCTGCCTCCAGAGCAGTAGAAAATTGTTTTCATATAAAAATGGAGCCTGCTTTACTGGAGTTGTTTTTATCGACGATAGAGCCGACTGACGGAGTGATGTATGAAGGAGCTGTTGCTTACTACCATAAGGAGGTCAAGCTCCGAGAATATCTTGGGGAGCTCCCGCCCTTGTGTATTGTAAGCATTGATGAGGGGGGAACAATTGATACGGTTGAGTTTAACAAGCAATCAAAACCGTTTACCAATGAGGAAAAGATGGAATACAGTCTCTTGCTGCAAAAAATCACGAAAGCGATCAGAGAAAGAGATGTCCACACGATAGGCGCCGTGTCGTCCAGAAGTGCGATCTTGAATCAAAAAATTCTGCCCAAGAAACTATTGCCGGAAGTCATGGAGATCAACGACAAAATTGGAGGGTTAGGTACGGTTGTAGCACACAGTGGGACCAGCCTCGGTATTTTATTGTTGAAAGAAGAGCCTGACTTCTATCAAAAGCTGGAACTGGGGTATAGATGGTTAAGTGAATTGAATACAGAAGTGCATGTATACCACACGTAG